From Solidesulfovibrio carbinoliphilus subsp. oakridgensis, the proteins below share one genomic window:
- a CDS encoding tyrosine-type recombinase/integrase yields the protein MATISDAWELYANLVLSSSPAYCIRTETGRWNNHIVKYFGSTHLVENITNKNLLSFRAALVKKRLSPQTITHCLSLLRRVLHRAQQWDLLDAKLPNFDMPKFDNKRVRFLTKSEANTLLVELSLKSQLWHDISLLALHTGLRAGEIFSLRPSHFDQPNSALYIFETKSNRNRSIPLNATARHILKANCAGSTDFVFKEHDRQIKNVNRIFSTAVQTCQFNTPTQDRRQRVVFHTLRHTFASWLVQAGTPLIVVSQLLGHKSLQMTSRYAHLAPTQGATAVKALEQFVDYVNIGGPL from the coding sequence ATGGCTACTATTTCTGATGCCTGGGAACTTTATGCTAACCTTGTTCTGTCATCTAGTCCAGCGTATTGTATCCGAACCGAGACAGGAAGATGGAACAATCACATCGTAAAATACTTCGGATCTACTCATCTTGTCGAAAATATTACGAACAAAAACTTGCTTTCTTTTAGGGCAGCTCTTGTCAAAAAGCGTCTAAGCCCTCAAACTATCACACACTGCCTTTCACTATTGCGGCGTGTATTACATCGTGCCCAGCAATGGGACCTTCTCGATGCCAAGCTACCAAATTTCGACATGCCAAAATTTGACAACAAGCGTGTCCGCTTTTTAACAAAATCAGAGGCGAATACGTTACTCGTAGAACTTTCGCTAAAATCTCAACTTTGGCACGACATTAGTTTGTTAGCACTTCATACTGGCTTACGAGCAGGAGAAATTTTTTCATTACGCCCGAGTCATTTCGATCAACCAAATTCAGCACTATACATCTTCGAAACAAAATCCAATAGGAATAGAAGCATTCCTCTTAACGCAACTGCACGGCATATCCTAAAGGCGAATTGCGCGGGCAGTACAGATTTTGTCTTCAAAGAACATGATCGGCAAATAAAAAATGTAAACCGGATCTTTTCAACTGCCGTTCAGACTTGTCAATTTAACACGCCGACCCAAGATCGGCGTCAACGGGTTGTATTTCATACATTAAGGCATACTTTCGCCAGTTGGCTTGTCCAGGCTGGCACACCATTAATCGTAGTCAGTCAGCTACTGGGGCACAAAAGCCTTCAGATGACCTCAAGATATGCCCACCTAGCCCCGACCCAGGGGGCAACTGCCGTTAAGGCCTTAGAACAGTTTGTCGATTATGTCAATATAGGCGGCCCGCTCTAA